A window from Hoeflea sp. IMCC20628 encodes these proteins:
- a CDS encoding cache domain-containing protein, which translates to MVTKAIAGSARAAITFIIATLLIYSFIVGSLVYQGFNDAEERAEASATAAAKAVKINTGWIVEVAAQALRRMDSALGRDVQPNDTSTLTNVRDALEGLPASAKAYIVAAEGQTLYTTDSNFVNIDIRDREYFSAPAAGKPFFTSSLLISRLDGSQIFAFSRRLERGGVFIGVAIISFDAALLEDLLESLDLGTDSTISILRSDGMLVARYPQSDAPADLSKYVLFTDLLPKADFGVYTSNSPVDGVQRVVSYQTVPGTELIALASVGTAETVGRFWQRVWIFLAIVIPTSLALAICAIWIIRLLQRDGRRHEELRTALATNTMLFREIHHRVKNNLQSMQSLVRMQDLPEAIKTDIQLRFAAMSSVHEHMYNHDAFAALDAPTFIASITESLFQAYGSSAKLTLDIDPVSISHDRATSLALLINEVVTNAFKYADLDKPDAAISISLKRLTQGRARLVIADNGPGFDIASARTGMGTKIIKGMVMQLGGSHTYTFDEGTVFSTEINIDE; encoded by the coding sequence GTGGTCACCAAAGCGATTGCTGGTTCAGCGCGTGCTGCGATAACATTCATTATCGCAACCTTGCTCATCTATTCATTTATCGTTGGTTCCCTTGTCTATCAGGGGTTCAATGACGCGGAAGAGCGGGCCGAGGCTTCCGCAACCGCAGCTGCCAAGGCGGTGAAGATCAATACCGGGTGGATCGTTGAGGTCGCTGCGCAAGCTCTGCGGCGTATGGACTCCGCGCTTGGGCGAGATGTACAGCCCAATGATACATCGACTTTGACTAACGTAAGAGACGCTCTCGAAGGCCTGCCCGCCAGTGCCAAGGCTTACATCGTCGCGGCCGAAGGTCAGACCCTCTACACGACCGATTCCAACTTCGTAAACATCGACATTCGTGACCGAGAATATTTCTCCGCCCCGGCAGCGGGCAAGCCCTTCTTCACCTCGTCGCTTCTGATCAGTCGCCTTGATGGGAGTCAGATCTTTGCGTTCAGCCGACGGCTTGAGCGAGGTGGTGTGTTCATCGGCGTGGCAATAATTTCATTCGATGCGGCCCTGCTGGAAGACTTGCTTGAATCGCTGGACCTGGGAACTGATTCAACCATCAGTATTCTGCGCTCTGACGGAATGCTGGTTGCGCGTTACCCGCAATCGGACGCACCGGCAGACCTGAGCAAGTATGTCCTTTTCACCGATCTGCTCCCGAAAGCTGACTTTGGTGTCTACACCAGCAATTCTCCCGTCGATGGCGTACAACGAGTGGTTAGCTACCAGACGGTGCCGGGCACGGAACTTATCGCCCTGGCTTCGGTAGGGACGGCCGAAACGGTAGGTCGGTTCTGGCAACGTGTCTGGATATTCCTGGCGATCGTCATTCCGACCAGCCTGGCCCTGGCGATCTGCGCGATCTGGATCATCCGGCTCCTGCAACGGGATGGCCGTCGTCACGAAGAGCTAAGAACAGCTCTGGCCACGAATACGATGTTGTTTCGCGAGATCCATCACCGGGTCAAGAACAACCTGCAGTCGATGCAGTCGCTCGTCAGGATGCAAGATCTTCCTGAAGCCATCAAAACCGATATCCAGTTGCGGTTTGCCGCCATGTCCTCTGTCCACGAGCATATGTATAACCATGATGCCTTTGCCGCCCTTGATGCTCCGACGTTCATTGCTTCAATCACAGAATCGCTTTTTCAGGCGTATGGCTCATCGGCCAAGCTAACTCTCGACATAGATCCAGTCTCTATCAGCCATGATCGGGCGACGTCATTGGCGCTGCTGATCAATGAAGTCGTCACCAACGCCTTCAAATATGCTGATCTGGACAAGCCTGATGCTGCAATTTCCATCAGCCTCAAGCGCTTGACCCAGGGCAGGGCAAGGCTTGTCATTGCGGACAACGGGCCCGGGTTTGATATCGCAAGCGCCCGCACCGGCATGGGCACAAAAATCATCAAGGGCATGGTAATGCAACTCGGTGGATCGCATACCTATACGTTTGACGAGGGCACGGTCTTTTCCACCGAGATCAATATTGACGAGTAA
- a CDS encoding cytochrome b/b6 domain-containing protein → MAAVTTTMETGDTQSPATVRVWDPLVRIFHWSLVGLFSFAFLTGDEWQVPHETAGYIIAGLIAFRVLWGLVGSRHARFSSFIYGPSTVAGFVADTVRLKAHRYLGHNPAGGLMVLGLLLANSVISLSGWMMTTDAYWGVKWVGELHEGAAFAALGLVALHIGGVVLASFEHGENLVCAMFTGKKRAAGPDDIA, encoded by the coding sequence ATGGCCGCAGTCACGACCACGATGGAAACCGGCGACACCCAGTCGCCGGCGACCGTCCGGGTGTGGGACCCGCTGGTCAGGATCTTCCACTGGTCGCTGGTCGGCTTGTTCAGCTTTGCCTTTCTCACCGGCGATGAATGGCAAGTGCCGCATGAAACCGCAGGCTATATCATTGCGGGCCTGATTGCGTTCCGCGTGCTCTGGGGTTTGGTCGGATCGCGGCACGCGCGGTTTTCGTCCTTCATCTACGGGCCGTCGACCGTAGCCGGGTTCGTTGCTGATACGGTTCGGCTGAAGGCGCATCGGTATCTGGGGCACAACCCGGCAGGCGGCTTGATGGTGCTCGGTCTGTTGCTGGCCAATTCGGTGATTTCGCTCAGCGGCTGGATGATGACGACAGACGCCTATTGGGGCGTCAAATGGGTTGGGGAACTGCATGAAGGTGCGGCTTTTGCAGCACTTGGCCTCGTCGCGCTGCATATTGGCGGAGTGGTGCTTGCAAGTTTTGAACATGGCGAAAACCTGGTTTGCGCCATGTTCACCGGTAAAAAACGTGCGGCCGGTCCCGATGACATAGCCTGA
- a CDS encoding PepSY domain-containing protein — protein MNRYGFLLLLFAAIKPVFASASADDDDDHHQRASLDAAIKRGEVMKLTEILEKVKGKIQGRIVEIEFEYSREMPIYEIYIINSEGRRLEYEIDARTAEILRLEDED, from the coding sequence ATGAACCGATATGGCTTTCTCCTGCTGCTGTTCGCAGCCATCAAACCTGTGTTTGCATCCGCCTCTGCGGATGATGACGATGACCATCATCAGCGCGCCAGTCTCGACGCCGCCATAAAGCGCGGCGAGGTCATGAAATTGACTGAAATACTCGAAAAGGTGAAAGGGAAAATTCAAGGTCGGATTGTCGAAATTGAATTCGAGTACTCACGGGAAATGCCGATTTACGAGATCTATATCATCAACAGTGAAGGCCGCCGTCTTGAGTATGAAATCGATGCCCGCACCGCGGAAATCCTCCGACTTGAAGACGAGGATTGA
- a CDS encoding transglutaminase-like cysteine peptidase — protein sequence MTKFNTAFLPAALATLMLSATSVPVSAASWLRLGTFTSRPYGHVDYCARHIRDCGVRMKHTALPPARLAVLEQINRAVNLAITPVTDEEQYGRYEVWNVNAKAGDCEDYALEKRAQLMRKGFHPENLLLAMTHTGTEFHTVLVVRTRVGDFVLDNLTEEVLPVSASRLDFIKVQSPDHGGNWLKVTGKTSAAPKASTS from the coding sequence ATGACCAAGTTCAATACCGCCTTTCTGCCTGCCGCTCTTGCGACCCTGATGCTGTCGGCGACATCTGTTCCTGTATCCGCCGCAAGTTGGTTGAGGCTTGGCACCTTTACCAGCCGTCCCTATGGTCACGTCGATTATTGTGCCCGGCATATTCGCGATTGCGGCGTGCGGATGAAACACACCGCCTTGCCGCCGGCCAGGCTGGCCGTGCTCGAACAGATCAACAGGGCGGTCAATCTGGCCATCACGCCTGTGACCGACGAAGAGCAGTATGGCCGCTACGAAGTGTGGAACGTGAATGCCAAGGCCGGTGACTGCGAAGACTATGCTCTCGAAAAACGGGCACAGTTGATGCGCAAGGGATTTCATCCCGAAAACCTGCTGCTGGCCATGACCCATACCGGAACAGAGTTCCACACTGTGTTGGTGGTGCGGACAAGAGTGGGTGATTTCGTGCTCGACAACCTCACCGAGGAAGTTTTGCCGGTGTCGGCGAGCCGGCTCGATTTCATCAAGGTTCAGTCACCCGATCATGGTGGCAACTGGCTCAAGGTGACCGGGAAAACCAGCGCGGCGCCCAAAGCTTCCACAAGTTAG
- a CDS encoding phosphoethanolamine--lipid A transferase has protein sequence MNFHRPVFGSVTLSLLVAAWIIFVVNTAFWTDIFTAFGDHREGLVAFCVGMSALLAALFLSVSVKYITKPIFILAIVSAAASSWFMQKFGVIIDTDMIRNAVHTTPAEAGHLMTPAFFRHMFIYALLPSGLVAVVRIRHLTFGSKLVANLKLIVPLLLIALILSFWQYPTIASTMRNNRIIIKKLNPVMPMVSVAKYYIRQGKEKNIVAAPLDPDANPGVQLAHADKPVVTIIVAGETSRAQNFSLNGYERKTNPQLEKRDIVYFRNASSCGTATEVSLPCMFSLYGRDEYSSDKGLAQENLMDVLAHAGVTVEWWENNTGDKEVATRISKRDFSTENDPRFCVNTECHDQVMIDALGPWLDSIKGNATLVLHQLGSHGPAYYARYSEEERLFRPDCQTAEFADCTSEEITNAYDNTIVAVDHMLAQVIDMLEARSDRIASAMIYMSDHGESLGEKGLYLHGMPYLFAPQEQTHIPFLMWESDSHSNIFGSTTACLATHADDPVSQDNLFHTVLGLMGVEAAHYDPALDLTAQCRAASKPPKAELQSASRRQP, from the coding sequence ATGAACTTTCACCGACCCGTCTTCGGCAGCGTCACCTTGAGTCTCCTCGTCGCAGCCTGGATCATCTTCGTCGTCAATACGGCCTTCTGGACCGATATATTCACGGCTTTTGGCGATCATCGCGAAGGACTTGTTGCTTTCTGCGTCGGCATGTCCGCGCTGCTGGCCGCGCTGTTTCTGAGCGTGTCGGTGAAATACATCACCAAGCCGATATTCATCCTGGCCATTGTCAGCGCCGCCGCGTCTTCCTGGTTCATGCAAAAGTTCGGCGTCATCATAGACACCGACATGATCCGCAACGCTGTTCACACAACCCCCGCAGAGGCCGGACATCTGATGACACCGGCGTTCTTTCGCCACATGTTCATCTACGCCCTGCTGCCTTCAGGGCTGGTTGCGGTGGTGCGCATCCGGCATCTGACTTTTGGTTCCAAGCTGGTGGCGAACCTGAAACTGATCGTACCGCTGCTGCTTATCGCCCTGATCCTGTCGTTCTGGCAGTACCCGACCATTGCGTCGACCATGCGCAACAACCGTATCATCATCAAGAAGCTCAACCCGGTCATGCCGATGGTGAGCGTGGCGAAATACTATATTCGTCAGGGAAAAGAGAAAAACATAGTCGCAGCCCCCCTCGACCCGGACGCCAACCCGGGAGTGCAACTGGCCCATGCCGACAAACCAGTGGTGACCATCATTGTCGCAGGCGAAACCTCCCGTGCCCAGAACTTCTCCCTCAACGGCTACGAGCGGAAAACCAATCCTCAGCTTGAGAAACGTGACATCGTCTATTTTCGCAACGCCTCGTCCTGCGGAACCGCGACAGAGGTCTCTCTTCCCTGCATGTTCTCACTTTATGGCCGTGACGAATACTCGAGCGACAAGGGACTTGCCCAGGAAAACCTGATGGACGTACTCGCCCACGCCGGCGTGACGGTCGAATGGTGGGAAAACAACACTGGCGACAAGGAAGTGGCTACACGCATTTCGAAGCGGGATTTCTCAACAGAAAACGACCCACGTTTTTGTGTCAACACCGAGTGCCACGACCAGGTCATGATCGACGCGCTTGGACCCTGGCTCGATTCGATCAAGGGCAATGCGACCCTTGTCCTGCATCAGTTGGGAAGCCACGGCCCAGCCTATTATGCCCGCTATTCGGAGGAGGAACGGCTGTTCCGGCCGGATTGCCAGACCGCCGAATTCGCCGACTGCACCAGTGAGGAAATCACCAACGCCTATGACAACACCATTGTCGCCGTCGACCATATGCTGGCCCAGGTCATCGACATGCTGGAAGCCCGTTCAGACCGTATTGCCTCCGCGATGATCTACATGTCGGACCATGGCGAATCGCTGGGCGAAAAGGGTCTCTACCTGCACGGCATGCCTTACCTCTTCGCACCCCAGGAACAGACCCATATACCGTTCCTGATGTGGGAGTCGGACAGTCATTCCAATATTTTCGGCAGCACCACCGCTTGCCTCGCCACCCACGCGGATGATCCGGTGTCGCAGGACAATCTGTTTCACACGGTTCTGGGTTTGATGGGCGTGGAAGCCGCGCATTACGATCCGGCGCTTGACCTCACGGCTCAATGTCGGGCGGCATCGAAGCCGCCCAAGGCCGAGTTGCAGTCCGCTTCCCGGCGCCAGCCATGA
- a CDS encoding ABC transporter ATP-binding protein: protein MNAIEVSGLVKRFGDKTVVDHVSMQVAEGEISGFLGPNGSGKTTTIRVMCGLLTPDEGEGRVLGHDIRTEGRLIKLNVGYMTQKFSFYEDLSIEENLTFVARLYDLDPVSTVVRDTLEDLGLSSRRKQLAGTLSGGWKQRLALAACIMHKPKLLLLDEPTAGVDPKARREFWDEIHMRASAGLTVLVSTHYMDEAERCHRIHYISYGKLLASGTVPDVIRDAALTTYFLEGGKINEAAQMLEGMDGVDQVAPFGLTLHVVGQNAALLEPAVARVAQQTGATYRQGTTSLEDVFIQFMGKSTDNMA from the coding sequence AAGGTGAAATTTCCGGATTTCTCGGCCCCAACGGATCTGGAAAGACCACCACCATCCGGGTGATGTGCGGGTTGCTGACGCCGGACGAGGGCGAAGGCCGGGTTCTGGGACACGACATCCGCACCGAGGGCCGGCTTATCAAGCTCAATGTCGGCTACATGACCCAGAAATTCTCGTTTTACGAGGATCTGTCGATCGAGGAGAACCTGACCTTTGTCGCCCGTCTTTATGATCTCGACCCCGTGTCGACGGTGGTGCGCGATACGCTGGAGGATCTCGGGCTGTCCTCGCGGCGAAAACAACTGGCGGGCACGCTGTCAGGCGGCTGGAAACAGCGGCTGGCACTGGCCGCCTGCATCATGCACAAGCCGAAGCTGTTGTTGCTCGATGAGCCGACTGCCGGTGTCGACCCGAAGGCGCGGCGGGAATTCTGGGACGAGATCCACATGCGCGCCAGCGCCGGGCTGACGGTGCTGGTCTCGACGCACTATATGGATGAGGCGGAACGCTGCCACCGGATCCACTACATCTCCTATGGCAAGCTCCTGGCCAGCGGCACGGTGCCCGACGTGATCCGCGACGCGGCGCTGACCACCTACTTCCTCGAAGGCGGCAAGATCAATGAAGCGGCGCAAATGCTTGAGGGCATGGACGGTGTTGATCAGGTGGCGCCCTTTGGCCTGACCCTGCATGTGGTCGGTCAGAACGCGGCATTGCTGGAGCCGGCGGTGGCACGCGTGGCCCAGCAAACCGGGGCGACTTACCGCCAGGGAACCACCAGTCTCGAGGATGTCTTCATCCAGTTCATGGGCAAATCGACGGACAACATGGCATGA
- a CDS encoding response regulator transcription factor → MRVLLVEDDDRIREDVSRALEASGYVVDTETNGEEAWFLGDTETYAAAILDLGLPGMDGLSVLKRWRAGGRDFPVLVLTARGAWTERVEGIDAGADDYLPKPFRMEELVARLRAIIRRSGGQANPVVIVGEAELDTRQMRLSVRGVPVNLSPQEYRLVAYLMLNKGRVVSQQELSEHLQSVHFERESNAIEVLVGRVRRKLPSTLIETRRGFGYIVDVPVEAS, encoded by the coding sequence ATGCGCGTTCTGCTTGTCGAAGATGATGATCGTATCCGGGAGGATGTCAGCCGTGCGCTGGAAGCTTCCGGCTATGTGGTCGACACTGAAACCAATGGCGAAGAGGCCTGGTTCCTCGGCGACACAGAAACCTATGCAGCCGCCATCCTCGATCTCGGCCTGCCCGGCATGGACGGGTTGAGCGTGCTCAAGCGCTGGCGCGCCGGCGGACGTGACTTTCCTGTTCTGGTGCTGACCGCCCGAGGCGCGTGGACCGAACGGGTCGAAGGGATCGATGCCGGTGCCGATGATTACCTGCCAAAACCCTTTCGCATGGAAGAACTGGTTGCCCGGTTGCGCGCCATCATCCGCCGCTCCGGCGGACAGGCCAACCCGGTGGTCATCGTCGGCGAGGCAGAACTCGACACACGGCAAATGCGGCTCAGCGTCCGTGGCGTCCCGGTCAATCTATCGCCTCAGGAATATCGCCTGGTTGCCTATCTGATGCTCAACAAGGGACGTGTGGTGAGCCAACAGGAACTGTCCGAACATTTGCAGTCAGTCCACTTCGAGCGCGAATCCAACGCCATTGAAGTGCTGGTCGGACGTGTGCGGCGCAAGTTGCCGTCCACCCTCATCGAAACGCGGCGTGGTTTCGGCTATATCGTCGACGTGCCTGTCGAGGCGTCATGA
- a CDS encoding ABC transporter permease — translation MSALFSFRRLMAIIAKETIQMRRDRITFAMMLGVPLMQLVLFGFAINNDPKGLPAALVTTSQDHYTRAMVSAMENTGYYRFVHVVASAAEAERLIQSGAVSFVVTVPSDFARRVQRGDHPQILIEADATDPSVASGAISTLGTVAAQALLREQSAEALAAQQSTAALEVVVHRLYNPEGITQYNIVPGLLGVILQLTMVMMTSMALTREVERGTMENLLAMPASSLEIMLGKVLPYLAVGGVQVVVVLTAAKFLFNVPFVGSLTLLLVSILIFVLALVLLGYAFSTLARTQMQAMQLTFFFFLPSLLLSGFMFPFRGMPPWAQTLGEIFPLTHFLRIIRAVMLKGADLQGVATPLAALLIFVAVFMALALARFRRTLD, via the coding sequence ATGAGCGCGCTGTTCTCGTTTCGCCGGCTGATGGCGATCATCGCCAAGGAAACCATCCAGATGCGCCGCGATCGCATCACCTTCGCGATGATGCTGGGTGTGCCGCTGATGCAGCTGGTGCTGTTCGGCTTTGCCATCAACAATGATCCCAAGGGACTGCCCGCAGCCCTGGTGACGACCAGCCAGGACCATTATACCCGCGCCATGGTCTCGGCGATGGAGAACACCGGTTATTACCGTTTCGTCCATGTGGTGGCGAGTGCGGCTGAAGCCGAGCGGCTGATCCAGTCGGGTGCTGTGTCATTCGTTGTCACCGTGCCATCGGATTTTGCCCGGCGGGTGCAGCGCGGTGATCATCCGCAGATCCTGATCGAGGCAGATGCAACCGATCCCTCGGTGGCCTCAGGCGCGATCTCGACGCTTGGCACGGTGGCAGCACAGGCGCTGCTGCGCGAACAATCGGCCGAAGCGCTGGCCGCGCAGCAATCGACAGCCGCGCTCGAGGTGGTGGTGCACCGTCTCTACAATCCCGAAGGCATCACCCAGTACAACATCGTGCCCGGCCTGCTCGGGGTGATCCTGCAACTGACCATGGTGATGATGACCTCGATGGCGCTGACCCGCGAGGTCGAGCGCGGCACCATGGAAAACCTGCTGGCGATGCCGGCGAGTTCGCTCGAGATCATGCTTGGCAAGGTGTTGCCCTACCTCGCAGTGGGCGGGGTTCAGGTGGTGGTAGTGCTGACTGCGGCGAAATTCCTGTTCAATGTGCCGTTTGTCGGTTCGCTGACGCTGCTTTTGGTCTCCATCCTGATCTTTGTTCTGGCGCTGGTGCTGCTGGGCTATGCATTTTCGACGCTGGCGCGGACCCAGATGCAGGCGATGCAGCTGACCTTCTTCTTTTTCCTGCCGTCGCTGCTGCTGTCGGGCTTCATGTTCCCGTTTCGCGGCATGCCGCCCTGGGCGCAGACGCTGGGTGAAATCTTTCCGCTGACGCATTTTCTCAGAATTATCCGCGCCGTCATGCTCAAGGGCGCCGACCTGCAGGGTGTGGCCACGCCGTTGGCGGCGCTGCTGATCTTTGTGGCGGTGTTCATGGCGCTGGCGCTGGCCCGGTTCCGGCGAACGCTGGATTAA
- a CDS encoding bifunctional enoyl-CoA hydratase/phosphate acetyltransferase: MNLIENRTLDEIGIGETADLERILTRQDMALFATASADVNPADIDADDEEAAGLLQGIAHGMWAGTLISAVLATRLPGPGTVHLGQTLAFHQPVSIGDKITVRVEVTGVDRNSGHVTLDCACVNADGVTVVSGTAEVRAPRQKIKRPVARMPSAGRHTHGVRFGALVEKARSLDPLITAIVHPCDDLSLGGAIAARDEGMIVPVLVGPQAKIKAAAEAAGLDLQGLEIVDAPHSHAAAEMAVALVHEGRVGALMKGKLHTDELLSAVLDRTHGLRTERRLSHVFALDMPGQNRTLFVTDAAINISPDLEALSDIVQNAIDLAIALGVETPLVALLSAVETVTGKLPSTLLAAAICKMHDRGQIVGGKVDGPLGFDNAISPAAVAAKGIVSDVAGYADILVTPNLESGNMIAKQLIHLAGASSAGIALGARVPIMLTSRSDTVDARIVSAALAKVFYHWRRQRPLGLPG, translated from the coding sequence ATGAACCTGATTGAAAACCGCACTCTTGATGAAATCGGCATTGGCGAGACTGCGGATCTCGAACGGATACTGACCCGTCAGGACATGGCGCTGTTTGCCACCGCATCAGCCGACGTCAATCCCGCCGATATCGATGCCGATGATGAGGAAGCCGCGGGTCTGCTGCAGGGCATTGCACATGGCATGTGGGCAGGCACTCTGATTTCGGCGGTTCTGGCCACGCGATTACCGGGGCCGGGAACTGTGCATCTGGGCCAGACGCTGGCCTTTCACCAGCCAGTCAGCATTGGCGACAAGATCACGGTGCGGGTTGAGGTGACCGGCGTCGACAGGAACTCGGGTCATGTCACGCTCGATTGCGCCTGTGTCAATGCAGACGGTGTGACGGTGGTGTCAGGCACCGCCGAGGTGCGCGCTCCGCGCCAAAAGATCAAACGCCCGGTCGCCCGTATGCCCTCTGCCGGACGGCATACACATGGTGTGCGGTTTGGGGCGCTGGTGGAGAAGGCCAGATCGCTTGACCCGCTGATCACCGCGATTGTGCATCCCTGCGATGATCTCAGCCTGGGCGGCGCGATTGCCGCGCGCGACGAAGGCATGATCGTACCGGTGCTTGTTGGTCCGCAAGCCAAGATCAAGGCAGCTGCCGAGGCGGCCGGACTGGATTTGCAGGGTCTGGAAATTGTTGATGCGCCGCACAGCCATGCGGCGGCCGAAATGGCCGTGGCTCTGGTGCATGAGGGGCGGGTGGGGGCCTTGATGAAGGGCAAGCTGCACACCGATGAATTGCTCTCCGCCGTGCTCGACCGGACCCATGGACTGCGCACCGAGCGGCGGTTGAGCCATGTCTTTGCGCTCGACATGCCAGGCCAGAACCGGACGCTGTTTGTCACCGATGCGGCGATAAATATTTCGCCCGATCTCGAGGCGCTCAGCGACATCGTCCAGAACGCTATTGATCTGGCGATTGCGCTGGGCGTGGAAACCCCGCTGGTGGCGCTGTTGTCGGCGGTTGAAACCGTGACCGGCAAGCTGCCGTCGACGCTGCTTGCCGCAGCGATCTGCAAGATGCATGACCGTGGCCAGATTGTCGGTGGCAAGGTGGATGGTCCGCTGGGGTTCGACAACGCCATCTCGCCGGCTGCCGTGGCGGCAAAGGGCATCGTCTCGGATGTGGCGGGCTATGCCGACATTCTGGTGACGCCCAATCTCGAAAGCGGCAACATGATCGCCAAACAGCTGATCCACTTGGCCGGCGCCTCATCGGCCGGCATTGCGCTCGGCGCCCGGGTTCCGATCATGCTGACCAGCCGGTCGGACACCGTCGACGCCCGCATTGTTTCAGCCGCGCTGGCCAAGGTGTTTTATCACTGGCGGCGGCAGAGGCCGTTGGGCTTGCCGGGGTAG
- a CDS encoding HAMP domain-containing sensor histidine kinase, giving the protein MKPARSLRFRLFAYAVIVVAAALLVTGFSLSALFARHLERRVGQELDTHLTQLTGGLRLDAGSALSLAREPVDPRFQSIFGGLYWQVDDVTAGSQLRSRSLWDTFLDIPGDVLQPGETHVHDVTGPEASQLLVHESMVLLSAPDGDHKLRVSVAIDRAEISALASGFARDLAPVLAILGVVLLLGFLLQIGEGLKPVYRVLSGISAIRSGDRKRLESDGVPREVSPLVEEVNALLDAQDAAISRARDRAANLAHGLKTPLSALETDIERLRAKGETEIADDIAELAQRMSRHMQRELARARLRHGRSHDKTPLKPVVDGILRTLKRTPAGEELDLQCSVDARATVPVDPDDLNELIGNLAENAVRFARSRVLVDTETSSTALIIRIGDDGPGLDPARIASAMKPDQRLDQSALGAGLGLAISSDIVESFGGQLELRSSALGGLEARVSIPLIHPPS; this is encoded by the coding sequence ATGAAACCTGCCCGCTCCCTGCGATTCAGGCTTTTTGCCTATGCTGTCATCGTTGTCGCTGCGGCACTGCTGGTCACCGGATTCAGCTTGTCGGCTCTGTTTGCCCGCCATCTCGAGCGCCGCGTCGGCCAGGAACTCGACACCCACCTGACCCAGCTCACCGGTGGTTTGCGGCTCGATGCCGGTTCGGCTCTGTCGCTGGCTCGCGAGCCGGTTGATCCCAGGTTCCAGTCCATTTTTGGTGGTTTGTATTGGCAGGTTGACGATGTCACGGCTGGCTCGCAACTACGGTCGAGGTCCTTGTGGGATACGTTTCTCGATATTCCCGGCGACGTGTTGCAGCCGGGGGAGACCCATGTTCACGACGTCACCGGCCCCGAGGCTTCACAACTGTTGGTTCATGAATCAATGGTGCTGCTTTCAGCTCCGGATGGCGATCACAAATTGCGGGTATCGGTGGCCATCGACAGGGCCGAGATCAGCGCGTTGGCCAGCGGTTTTGCAAGAGACCTTGCCCCGGTTCTGGCGATCCTCGGCGTGGTTCTGCTGCTCGGCTTTCTGCTGCAGATCGGCGAAGGCCTGAAGCCTGTCTATCGCGTTCTGTCCGGGATCAGCGCCATTCGGTCCGGTGACCGCAAGCGACTTGAATCCGATGGCGTTCCGCGCGAAGTCTCGCCGCTGGTCGAGGAGGTCAATGCCCTGCTGGACGCTCAGGATGCCGCAATCAGCCGGGCGCGGGACCGGGCCGCCAATCTTGCCCACGGTCTGAAAACACCGCTATCGGCGCTGGAAACCGATATCGAGCGGCTTCGCGCCAAGGGTGAAACCGAAATCGCCGATGACATCGCCGAACTCGCCCAGCGTATGAGCCGGCATATGCAGCGCGAACTTGCCCGCGCCCGGCTGCGCCACGGCCGCAGCCACGACAAGACGCCGCTCAAGCCGGTTGTCGACGGCATTCTGCGGACGCTCAAGCGCACACCGGCCGGTGAAGAGCTGGACCTGCAATGTAGCGTCGACGCCAGGGCGACCGTCCCCGTCGATCCCGATGACCTCAATGAACTCATAGGCAATCTCGCGGAAAACGCAGTTCGTTTCGCCCGCAGCCGGGTGCTGGTGGACACTGAGACATCTTCCACCGCCCTCATCATCCGCATTGGCGATGACGGTCCCGGCCTGGATCCGGCCCGCATCGCCAGCGCGATGAAACCGGACCAGAGGCTGGACCAATCGGCATTGGGTGCCGGACTTGGCCTGGCGATCTCCAGTGACATCGTTGAATCCTTCGGCGGACAGCTTGAATTGCGCAGTTCAGCGCTTGGAGGACTGGAAGCACGTGTCTCCATCCCCCTTATCCACCCTCCGTCCTGA
- a CDS encoding PepSY domain-containing protein codes for MKTILIAATLVTLLAPAAAYASQDCPDVPRDQWMSDAAITEKAKTQGFDVRSIKVEDGCMEAYALDKDGKRVEVYFHPGTGDVLRVKAED; via the coding sequence ATGAAGACCATACTCATCGCAGCAACCCTTGTCACACTGCTTGCGCCAGCCGCAGCATATGCCTCCCAGGACTGCCCCGACGTGCCGCGCGATCAGTGGATGAGCGACGCTGCCATCACCGAAAAGGCCAAGACCCAGGGCTTTGACGTACGGTCGATCAAGGTTGAGGACGGCTGCATGGAAGCCTATGCGCTCGACAAGGACGGCAAGCGCGTCGAGGTCTATTTTCATCCGGGCACCGGTGACGTGCTCAGGGTGAAGGCTGAAGACTGA